CACATCCAAGCCCAGGTCTTTAGCAACGTCTCCCACAAACAGTCCTTTCCTCATCTCTTCTGGTATAGAATAACGAATTTGTCCGCTGACCGCTGCAACAACGCAGCAAAGCAAAATGGAGACTCTCAAATCCATCGTAATGCctttgttttacagattatcCATTTcttcccaaaaatgtcaaatccaAAACGCCGACTATCTCGCTCCGCTGTACACCACATACGCGGTTTCTACAGTCTTCTTTTAAATCTATACTAAACCTAGAGCCTTAGTGGCTATACGCACGCAACCATCGCCCTATTTTCTTCAAACAAGGGTGTTGACTGTGTCAGTGATAGGGCCGACGTTACACAAGTAGACTGCTTAGGCAACAGCACCACCAACAGTGTAAACGACATGACTACGGGTACGTGTGTACAATACTGCTGCACTGCTTGGTCTGTCCATGTAGTGTACCCAAACTCCTTTGTGCAATTTCTGTCTAACCTATAATGCTGCAGAATTACAacaccaaaatccagtgaacaATAGGACAACCATGAAGAGTATTTAAAATTGACATGTTTCAGAGATAGAAAAAATAGATAATACAATCCCTGGTTCATTTGTTTCTGATTATACAGGAAGCTTGTCACTAGATATCACCTCACTAAAAGAAAGCCTTGAATTGTGCAGAGAATGAGTTTCCTAAATTTCTCCTAAAACGTAAAAGCtccaattgtccaaaattaaagTGATTGAACTAAAAATGTGggcatacacacaaacagagcaaaTCATTACAGAGCTGTCTATCTGCAAACtgccacacaaacagacaatTAATAGACAGCCACGTAAACAGAGAGATATATCAACAGATAGAGATACAGATAGATAATCTACTCTCTCGTGATTTAATCCAACGGAGAAGTCTTGTGACCTACATTTCAGCAGTGGAATCAACATCTAAACTGCCGCAATATACATCCACACACATGAATGTATGCTGACAAATTTAACTGCAGTATATTTTGCTTCTGTGCAGCTATGTCTGCACAGGTAGAAAATGCCTATTTTTGAAAATGGGTCACGACAGTGCCTTGCTCCATTCCCCTGCTCGCACATCAGAGCATATCCTGCCACAGAGAATACTATTCTGCACATCATGATTGTGCATTATTCAGGTGATGACTGCACAGCAGCAGCCAGGTTATTAATATTCATGTAGTATAAAGCCCGGGGTGTAGAAAAACATAGCACACTCTATAAAGAGCAATGTACTAGCCTGTGCTGCATGAAAACAAGCTGAAATTTTAGTCTTGCATGGAGATCACTTTTCACTGTAACATATGGGGGAGGTATGTTATATAAACACTCATGGATGCATCAATACAATTAGTGTATTGTACAAAAGAGatacagagaaaaagagatagagtaaaaagattaaaaagaagTGTGTTAAATTTTGATTGTGGGAGTTGAGGATAGAGTCCATAAGGCTGTGATACTAATATAACAGAGTGGTTGTGTGGGTGCAtgtatgtgcgtgtgcatgtgcgttTAAAAGAGGAAGGGAATGGAATTTATCTTACCTATTTGATCAACATGGAGAAGTTTCATCCAGGAAGCCCACCGAggaaagaaacatgaaaaaagaaaacagtcagTAGGAATCCTTCAACACCTAAATCAATCCAAATTTGTCACATTCTTGGAATTAAGAACATATTAACAGTGAAACAATGAGTAATTTAGTGATGTGATCTTGTGGCCAATTAGACACTGTGATGGCATCTAACTGTCACATAAACTCAACAAACTATGGCttgaatgtaatttttaaaaatccaagtGCTTGTAAAAGTTtatgatttgcattttttaaaaaacacagcataCAGTTTGTTTACACATTGTTCAATTCATGGCTTGTAGTGCAAAACTATTATTGTGTCTCTGCCACACAGAAAATTATATGTTATTTTGTGAAAACATGACATAAGATTGTCAAAAATCTGGCTGCAGTGTATTCCAggtcaaaaacagacacaaaaaaatacatgaaggctgatttatgaaaaaataaacaaacaaataaaagtaaacaaacGCAAACACAAATACGGCAggagcaaaaagacacaactaacaaacaaaaatattaacatcAAAGACGACATCTCCTCAACTCTATCGGTGTCAAGATGCAATAATCAACAGAGAAGCCTTAAAAAGGTCGATCATGCGATTTGAATGTAGAAAATGAGACAGACCAAGTTATGTGTTTAATCAATCATATCCTGTTTCATCGAGGCATGAGAATTATCACTGGTGATAGATTATAAGAGTAAAAAGtgacaggaaaacaaaataaGCCTGACTGGAGTTATTACAAACAACTACTTACTGCAAACATGTTCAGTCTTTGGAAAAAagtaacaaacaaaacataccTGAATACAATAATTACTCTATTTATAGATTTGTGGAAGTATTCTGAAAACTGTGCCAGAAGATGGATTATGTTGAAGGTTAAGAATGCTGTCAGTGTTCAGGGTGAGGCAATGGTGGGATGAACTTGAGGTCATATACTTCAAGAACATGATATATTATTAACATATTCATGCACAAATATTCCAAAGAAACACAGTTGACCATTAAAACACTATGTGTATAGTTACATATTAATTCTATAGAACCTTGAGAAAATTAATGTAGTTATAATATATTTAACAGTAAGAGGGTCCAAATTAAATTTATTGCACAGGGaatatttaatttgaataaatcCAAAACCAAGTACTTGTAAAAGTTTAGAATTTGCATgattttttatgtagttttactTTTGCAGGCtttggtaatttaaaaaaaaattgtcaatcAAGGTAAAGGTTTAACACACACTTTGCTCCATTACTTCACCCTAAAACCATGTcatcaaactgaaaatgactgaataatTTTCCTGCAACTTTTAGACTTTAATGTAGTCTGGCTGGGAGAATTTAATTGCATTACTTTGTGCTGATGTTGTCAGACCTTTTTATGTGATGTTTTGTATTTAAAGTAGTgtcataaataaatgattaactTGTGAAACCACATGTTTAAATTCAGTGCCAGTTTATGACATTGTAGCCAAAAGAGAAACCTGTGCAAGAATGTTTCACTTTGATAGcatcacatttaagaaactgaTAAAGAAGACAAACTGATGTTGAAGCATTACACTCAGCTCTGTGTTAGAAACCAGTacacaacacaaagaagtgCAGCTGAAAGGTCTTGCTAAAATTGCCACTCCTAGAATTTACATCCATAATATGTCAGTGACTTTCAAACATTTCATTCCCTATTCACAATatgtttctgtaaaacaaaactaCCCACAATGTTCAGGAACCCTGGAAaccatgtggtgtttgtatTGATTAAAATCCACCATGGTGTGAAACTGACATACTTTCTTTCACTCGCCACTGCTGTCAGTGACACTGCTTAGAACTGTGCTCTTGTGACCTAGAtagtaataaacaaatattaagcAGCGCTTTCTCCCCCTCTGCTAACATGGCTGAAATTAGGAGCACATATGTGCCTGCAGCAAAacgacaaacagaaacacacatgaatTCACACAGGAATTCTCCTCATGACAAATCCTCTCTGCTTcaccaccatgacaaagtctatGGCGTGCAggagtacacacacacagacacttgatgtgacacagaaacacatacaTCAGTTTAACTGTTGTATAAGACTCTAACCACTGACCTGAGTGCAGCAGCTGAGATTTGGAGTGCTTTCTGCCCTCATACATATAATATTTGGTATTCTGTtgttaatgtaattttaaaaatgcattgctTTTGTActcctgttttctcttttgtttctattgcagtgtgttttctgttgtatcTCTCAAAGTTAATGCCAATGCATACCTcagtggaaagaaagaaatgaaagacaaaatgaaagaaagacaaagaaggcAGCAAGACACTATTAATACtatttctatttatgttttattattttcagcaGTGACAGTTCTGTGTAAGAACTCAGACTGATATGTTAAGTCTTTGCTGACCTTTGAAAAAGATTAGTCTTTCATCACCAGCTCCCCTTTTAAACTCTGGATATAAACAGCTTATTAGACAAAGCCTGCTCTATTTCTCATTGCAAAATGCTGTGCATGTAGTGTACTAAAAACTTGATGGAAACAGTAAAGACAAGTGGTTTGCATCATGATTTTTGTATGAATCACACAGTAAAGTGAATTATGCAAACCTGGCAGACAtttgaagagaagaaaagagtgatgcagaaaatatgGCAAACTTCCACAAGCTGTCAGTAACAAAGTTAATGAGCAAGTATGACTGAAAAGTTGATAATTCATCAGGTAAGTTTCTTGAAAGGCTTTGACTAAAACATGTTGCTTTATCAATAACCTGAGTGCAAACAGTGGGCAGGTGTTCCATACTTTCTCTTTTATAAAACacattacagagaaaaaaaaaactgttgtctAGATTGATAAATGATTGGACAACATCTAGTTGtccttcatttaaaaattttaactaTAAACTGGTATAAAGTGACACTCAGGGTcaaagttttattcatttatggatCTATTTTATTATGAGAACCACAACGGTGACCGCAAAAAATAGAAATCCGATTGGGGTTTTGTGAGAAAGTCCTTAACCGTGTGTCCTTTACAAATTCTGTGAAGAAGGTCATCAGgccagggaaaaaaataaacacaatcttCTCTgtaagtttatttttcatgaaataCAGCGTACAGTTTGTGTACATATAGTTCAATCCATGGCTTGTAGTGCAAAACTATTATTGTGTCTCTGCCGCACAGAAAATTCATGGtattttgtgaaaatatgacataaaattgTCTAGAACCTTGCTTCAGTGTattcttggtgaaaaatgaacaataaaaaatacatgaaggctgatttatgaaaatataaacaaatagataaattaaattaaacaaaggCAAAGACAAATACACCAggggcaaaaaaaattaaaaatactaaGATCAAAGAGACTACACCTCCTCAACTGTATGAGTGTCAAGATGTAATGATTAACAGAGAAGCCTTAATAAGGTAGATCATGCAATTTGGATGTAGAAAAAGAGACAGACCAAGTTATGTGTTTAATCAGTTATATCCTGTTCCAATGCGGCATGAGAATTATCACTGGTGATAGACTAGaagagtaaaaatggacaggaaaaaaaagcctgaCTGGAGTTACTACAAACAACTACTTATTGCAAACATGTTCACTCTTTGGAAAACAGTAACAAACAATAGGGGTACACAGGGGTGAATACAATAATCACTTTATTTATGGCTCTGTCAAAATATTCTTGAAACTGTGCCAGAAGATAGATTATGTAGAAGGTTAAGATTGCTATCTGTGTTCAGGGTGAGGCGGTGGTGGGATGAACTTGGGGTCGTATACTTCAAGAACATGATATATTATTAACATATTCATGCACAAATACTTCCAAAAAAACACGTTGAACCCTAAAAAACactatatgtatatttatatagtaATTCTATAGAACCAtgagaaaatgaatgcagttaTAACGTATTTCACAGTCAGAGGGTCCAAATTAAATTCACCACACAGGGATTATTTGACAACATCTGGCATATGACTCTCATTTGATCACGTAACAAGGATGCGGTGCACCTGCTCTCACTTTCAGGCTTCCCCTGTCTGCACTGACACGCCTCAGTGTGTTCTTTTGATAAGCTGCACTTCTTTTCTTAAGTGTGTCAGTGTCTGTATTTGATCCAAAACGAAAATCGCCTCTCCACGACCCGGTGGTCAAGAAAGAATCATATCGCTCATCTTTCAACAAAGTCCCGCAACGGCTTAAATCTGTGAAACTCGGGGGGCAGTAGGTCGTGGGGAAAACGGGGAGACTGGCCGTGGTTGAACGGTAAACATAACCACGGCGGCAGagcttaaaataaaacactccGCTGATtaaaaggaggaaaagagaggagaCGGTTGACAGAGCGATGATCAAATAGAGCGTTAAGTTATCGCTGTCCTGTGATTCATCTGCAAACTCAAAAAGTTCGCTCAAAACGGGAAGGCCGTCGCCAAGCATGATGCTCACTGTCGCAGTGGCGGACAAAGATTCGGGCCCGTTATCTGTCACTAAAACGATAAGAGTTTGTTTCGGCTCATCGTCCTCCATGAATGCTCGCACAGTTCTGATTTCTCCTGAATGCAGATCTACCATGAACAGGTTAGGCCGCGTTGCTTTGATTATTCTATAAGAAAGCCAGGCGTTATGACCAGAGTCTGCGTCCACAGCTACCACCTTAGTAACCAGGTAACCTCGAGGCGCTTCAACTGGCACCATATCTTCAGCGATGAACCCTGCGCTTTGGACAGGATATAAGACAACAGGTGAATTGTCATTTTGGTccttaataaaaacatttatcgTACAGGTGGTAGAAAGTGGAGGCCCGCCTCCGTCACGAGCTGTCACCTTAATTTGGAAGTGAACCGATTGTTCGTAATCAAAGAGGCGTAATGTAAAGAGCTCTCCTGTATCTGAGTTGATAGTAAGGAAAGATGACACTTCCGAGTTTGCTATTTGGTAATGTATTTTAGCATTAGACCCGTCGTCAGCGTCCTCTGCATTGACTTTCATCACAAATGTGCCAACTGgcttgttttctaaaatgttggCATTGTACTCTCTCTGTGTAAAAGTCGGGGCGTTATCATTTACATCAGTAATCACGATTGACATGACTTTTACACTAGAGAGTGAGGGAGAGCCCGCATCAGTGGCAGTAACTGTGATATTATAGTCAGGTTGGAGTTCTCTGTCCAGCAACCCGTCAgtcaataaaatgtaataatttttcACCTCTGACACTAATTTAAATGGAAGATTGTCTGGGATTGCGCACGTAACACGCCCACTACTTCCAGTGTCAAGGTCGTAAATATTAATCAGAGCGATCATGGTCCCTGGTTTAGAGTCTTCAGCCACGTTAGCAGAGGCTGACTTTATTTCTATCACAGGTTTATTGTCGTTTACATCAATGACATCAATTATAAGTTTACAGTGAGAGGCCTGACCACCGCCATCTTTAGCCTGAACATCCAACTCGTGCGAGCTAGCTTCTTCATAGTCAATAACACCTGCAACCCGAACTTCTCCACTCTGAGGGTTAATTTCAATAACTCCTCCCATCTTGTCTGACAGGTGACTGAAGGAGTACGTTATCTCCCCGTAGACACCTTCGTCTAAGTCCGTGGCATTCAGAGTCGTTATAACAGTCCCAATGGGTGAGTTCTCTGGCACAGAGGCTTTGTAAACTCGTTGGCTGAAAACTGGGACATTATCATTGGCGTCCAACACACGGACACGGATAGAAGCAGTTCCTGATCTAACTGGATACCCCCCGTCAATTCCACTGATTTTCAGCACATGCTCAGCTTGTGCCTCTCGGTCCAAAGCCTTTTTAAGAACTAGTTCTGGATACGCATTGCCGTTTATCTGGGTACTCATTTCTAGTGCAAAATGTTCATTCTGGCTCAGCTTATATTCACGGACAGAGTTAGTGCCCAAATCGGGGTCATGCGCGCTCTCTAGGGGAAAGCGCCTCCCCAGAACTGTAGATTCCACTAAATCCAGCTGTATCTCCCCCGTAGCAAACACTGGGCTGTTGTCATTTATATCTGCGATGTCCAAAACTATGCTGAACGCTTGGAGGGGATCTTCAAGCAAAAGCTGATATTGTAGAATACAGACGGTGGCTTGTGCGCACAGCTCCTCTCGGTCTATCCGCTGGCTGATCAAAAGGCTGCCTGACGCAGTATCCAGTTCACACAGCTGCCTGGTTCCTTCTGCAACAATCCGAGCTCGACGAGCATCAAGATCCGTCACCTTCAGCCCCAGATCCCGCGCAACATTCCCGATAACCGAGCCTCTCTGCATCTCCTCTGGATGAACATAACGGACTTCTCCGAACGAAACGGAAAAAAGGAggctaaataataaaaaagaaagacaccCTTTCAAGTTTTGTCGATGGTCCATTatcaaaaatgcttttaaaaacagatgcaCTGTCGGCATTTTGGCTAAATCCTTAACATTTACATCGAACTACCGAACTAAAAATGCTGCTGTAATCCAGCGATTCCCTGCTTCTGCAGCTGAGTTAATCATGCTCTATTAGGGAAGCTGTCAGCCTGgattcctctctctctctctctattcccATTTCATCACTGCTTTCTCTTCGTcgctctcccccctctctctctctagctCATTCACTCTCACagcctctctccttctctccctcataCACAGATGCGCATGCATGCACAGCCCTCGGCTCTAACCCAATACTCTAGTTCCACTGACACAGATAGAGTGAGACACCAGCATCCATGAGTCAGACATTATAAAAGAGCGTCACCAAGAGACCGAGACAATAATTGCAACTGCTTTTTAAATCATCTGACACTACAAGAGCAAATTTAAATCAGACCCAAAAAAGTAAGTAAGTAACATTATCATGTTTGAAACAGCCGGAGAGGGCACAGTAAAAGCAACACCTGCACAATGTAATGCAAATCTATACAATCTCCCACGAACTCAGGTGGATCTGCAACATTGCATGCACTCTTATATAAAAGAGCCACTTTAGCAAGTTCTTTCTGTGTCACCCAAGATTTACAGTGGATCCAAGTCTATGTGCTACACAGCATCACTGCATTACTACTGAATTAGTCAGTGTCTGGTCTGTGTCCAAAGGCTTCATCAGAGTCTGCAGAATATATTGCCGGTGCCAAATCACTCAAGGCTAACACACATTCTGAATCAAGAAAC
This Amphiprion ocellaris isolate individual 3 ecotype Okinawa chromosome 13, ASM2253959v1, whole genome shotgun sequence DNA region includes the following protein-coding sequences:
- the LOC111566367 gene encoding protocadherin beta-16, with the protein product MPTVHLFLKAFLIMDHRQNLKGCLSFLLFSLLFSVSFGEVRYVHPEEMQRGSVIGNVARDLGLKVTDLDARRARIVAEGTRQLCELDTASGSLLISQRIDREELCAQATVCILQYQLLLEDPLQAFSIVLDIADINDNSPVFATGEIQLDLVESTVLGRRFPLESAHDPDLGTNSVREYKLSQNEHFALEMSTQINGNAYPELVLKKALDREAQAEHVLKISGIDGGYPVRSGTASIRVRVLDANDNVPVFSQRVYKASVPENSPIGTVITTLNATDLDEGVYGEITYSFSHLSDKMGGVIEINPQSGEVRVAGVIDYEEASSHELDVQAKDGGGQASHCKLIIDVIDVNDNKPVIEIKSASANVAEDSKPGTMIALINIYDLDTGSSGRVTCAIPDNLPFKLVSEVKNYYILLTDGLLDRELQPDYNITVTATDAGSPSLSSVKVMSIVITDVNDNAPTFTQREYNANILENKPVGTFVMKVNAEDADDGSNAKIHYQIANSEVSSFLTINSDTGELFTLRLFDYEQSVHFQIKVTARDGGGPPLSTTCTINVFIKDQNDNSPVVLYPVQSAGFIAEDMVPVEAPRGYLVTKVVAVDADSGHNAWLSYRIIKATRPNLFMVDLHSGEIRTVRAFMEDDEPKQTLIVLVTDNGPESLSATATVSIMLGDGLPVLSELFEFADESQDSDNLTLYLIIALSTVSSLFLLLISGVFYFKLCRRGYVYRSTTASLPVFPTTYCPPSFTDLSRCGTLLKDERYDSFLTTGSWRGDFRFGSNTDTDTLKKRSAAYQKNTLRRVSADRGSLKVRAGAPHPCYVIK